The sequence GCAGTGGGATGCCAAAGAAGCCGGTCAGGCGAAAGAAGCGGCCTGGAACGAGAAGTTCGCTGCCTACGCTAAAGCCTTCCCACAGGAAGCGGCTGAATACACCCGTCGTATGAAAGGTGACATGCCGTCTGACTTCGACGCGAAAGCAAACGAGTTCATCGCTAAACTGCAGGCGAACCCGTCCAAAATCGCCAGCCGTAAAGCGTCCCAGAATGCCATTGAAGCCTTCGGTCCACTGCTGCCAGAATTCCTGGGCGGCTCCGCTGACCTGGCGCCTTCTAACCTGACTATCTGGTCTGGTTCTAAAGCGATCAACGAAGATGCTGCCGGTAACTACATCCATTACGGTGTCCGTGAATTCGGTATGACCGCGATCGCCAACGGTATCGCCCTGCACGGTGGTTTCCTGCCGTACACCTCCACCTTCCTGATGTTTGTGGAATATGCCCGTAACGCGGTGCGTATGGCTGCGCTGATGAAACAGCGTCAGGTGATGGTTTATACCCACGACTCCATCGGTCTGGGCGAAGATGGCCCGACTCACCAGCCGGTTGAGCAGGTCGCTTCCCTGCGTGTCACCCCGAACATGTCCACATGGCGTCCATGTGACCAGGTTGAATCCGCGGTAGCGTGGAAGTACGGCGTTGAGCGTCAGGACGGCCCGACCGCACTGATCCTCTCCCGTCAGAACCTGGCCCAGCAGGATCGTACCGAAGAACAGCTGGCGAACATCGCTCGCGGTGGCTACGTGCTGAAAGATTGCGACGGTCAGCCGCAGGTGATCTTCATCGCGACCGGTTCTGAAGTTGAACTGGCCGTTGCGGCCTGGGATCAGCTGGCAGGCGAAGGCGTGAAAGCCCGCGTGGTTTCCATGCCGTCTACCGATGCCTTCGACAAGCAGGACGCGGCTTACCGTGAATCCGTGCTGCCGAAAGCCGTTTCTTCCCGTGTGGCAATCGAAGCGGGTATCGCTGACTACTGGTTCAAATACGTGGGCCTGAACGGCGCTATCGTCGGCATGACCACCTTCGGTGAGTCTGCTCCGGCTGAGCAGCTGTTCGAAGAGTTCGGCTTCACCGTTGAGAACGTGGTCGCAAAAGCGAAAGAACTGCTGTAATTGCTGTTTTGCCCGGTGGCGCTACGCTTACCGGGCCTACAAATGGCACGAAAGTAGGCCGGGTAAGCGCTAGCGCGCCACCCGGCTTTTTTGTATCTACTATTCCTTCTTCATGTAACTTCCCTGTAAATTATTCCAGCAGAAATGTGACGCAAGTCATATAGCTGGCTTATTGGTCTGGACAGACATTCCCTTTATTCCACGTTTCGCTTATTCTGGCTGAAGCGTTTCAGTCGATTAAACGTTCGACAAATGACCAATCAGTTGGAGTTTGTGACAGGCAAGGATTCCCCTCAGAGCGTTGCTGGATTACTCTGTCAGCCACCTCGAATCAGGGAAAGCTTTGCAGGAGACTTATGACCGTACGCGTAGCGATTAATGGTTTCGGTCGCATCGGACGTAACGTGGTTCGTGCTTTATATGAATCCGGGCGTCGGGCGGAAATGACCGTGGTGGCCATCAATGAACTGGCGGATGCCGCAGGCATGGCGCATTTATTGAAGTATGACACCAGCCATGGGCGCTTTGCCTGGGACGTTCGTCAGGAGAGAGAGCAGCTGTTCGTCGGTGATGACGTGATTCGTGTCCTGCACGAGCAGACGATCGACGCCTTACCCTGGCGTGAGCTGGGGGTGGATGTGGTGCTTGACTGCACCGGTGTCTACGGCAATCGCGAACACGGTGAAGCCCATCTGGCGGCTGGCGCGAAGAAAGTGCTCTTCTCACATCCCGGCAGTAACGATCTCGATGCCACGGTGGTTTATGGCGTTAACCATCATGAGCTGCAAGCGGAACACCGCATCGTCTCCAATGCCTCCTGCACCACCAACTGTATTATTCCGGTCATCAAACTGCTGGACGATGCCTACGGCATTGAATCGGGCACAGTGACCACGATTCACTCCGCCATGCACGATCAGCAGGTCATTGACGCATATCACCCGGATCTGCGACGCACTCGCGCAGCGAGTCAGTCCATAATCCCGGTGGATACCAAACTGGCGGCTGGAATTACCCGAATTTTCCCCCAGTTTGAAGATCGTTTTGAAGCCATCGCCGTGCGTGTTCCTACGATTAACGTGACGGCGATCGACCTCAGCGTAACCGTGAAAAAACCGGTAAAAGCCTGTGAGGTCAACCTGTTGCTGCAAAAAGCGGCACAGCAAGCATTTCATGGTATAGTTGACTATACGGAATTACCGTTGGTCTCAGTAGATTTTAACCACGATCCGCATAGCGCCATTGTTGATGGCACCCAAACGCGCGTGAGTGGAGCACATCTGATCAAAACGCTGGTCTGGTGTGATAACGAATGGGGCTTTGCTAACAGGATGCTCGACACCACGTTAGCCATGGCCGCACAAGGTTTCAGGTAAGGCGCGTATTGCGTCTGCAAAACTTTAAGAATCAACGAGAGGATTCACCATGTCTGTAATTAAGATGACCGATCTGGATCTGGCAGGTAAACGCGTTTTCATCCGTGCGGATCTGAACGTACCGGTTAAAGATGGGAAAGTGACCAGCGACGCGCGTATCCGTGCATCACTGCCAACCATCGAACTGGCACTGAAGCAGGGTGCGAAAGTGATGGTAACCTCCCACCTGGGTCGTCCGACCGAAGGCGAGTACAACGAAGAGTTCTCTCTGCTGCCGGTTGTTAATTACCTGAAAGACAAACTGTCCAGCCCGGTACGTCTGGTTAAAGACTACCTGGACGGCGTTGAAGTGGCTGCAGGTGAACTGGTTGTTCTGGAAAACGTTCGCTTCAACAAAGGCGAGAAGAAAGACGACGAAGCGCTGTCCAAAAAATACGCTGCCCTGTGCGACGTGTTCGTTATGGATGCTTTCGGTACTGCTCACCGTGCGCAGGCGTCTACCCACGGTATCGGTAAATTTGCTGACGTCGCTTGTGCCGGTCCACTGCTGGCAGACGAACTGGAAGCGCTGGGCAAAGCCCTGAAAGAACCAGCTCGTCCGATGGTTGCTATCGTTGGCGGTTCTAAAGTTTCTACCAAACTGACCGTTCTGGACTCTCTGTCCAAAATCGCTGACCAGCTGATTGTGGGTGGCGGTATCGCTAACACCTTCGTTGCCGCTCAGGGCCACAACGTGGGTAAATCCCTGTACGAAGCTGACCTGGTTGACGAAGCAAAACGCCTGCTGACTACCTGTGATATCCCTGTTCCAACTGACGTTCGCGTGGCGACTGAGTTCTCTGAAACCGCAACCGCTGAGCTGAAATCTGTTTCTGACATCAAAAATGAAGAGCAGATTCTGGACCTGGGCGATGCCTCTGCCGAGAAACTGGCTGAAATCCTGAAGAATGCGAAAACCATTCTGTGGAACGGCCCGGTTGGCGTGTTCGAATTCCCGAACTTCCGTAAAGGTACTGAAATCGTGGCTAACGCGATTGCAGACAGCGAAGCATTCTCCATTGCTGGCGGCGGTGACACCCTGGCAGCAATCGATCTGTTCGGTATTTCCGACAAGATCTCCTACATCTCCACTGGCGGCGGCGCATTCCTCGAATTCGTGGAAGGCAAAGTTCTGCCAGCAGTAGCCATGCTCGAAGAGCGCGCTAAGAAGTAAGCCATTTTAGGGCAGGGAAACCTGCCCAATTTTCAGCGTGCTTTTAAGAGCTCGCCCCTTTCCAAGGCCGAAGATACAGGACTCGCAACATGTCTAAAATTTTTGATTTCGTAAAACCTGGCGTGATCACTGGTGATGACGTTCAGAAGGTGTTCCAGGTAGCAAAAGAAAACAACTTTGCTCTGCCAGCTGTTAACTGCGTCGGTACCGACTCAATCAACGCCGTACTGGAAGCCGCAGCAAAAGTTAAAGCTCCGGTAATCGTTCAGTTCTCTAACGGTGGCGCTGCGTTTATCGCAGGTAAAGGCGTGAAAACTGACGTTCCTCAGGGCGCGGCAATCCTGGGCGCAATCTCTGGCGCACACCACGTACACCAGATGGCTGAGCACTACGGTGTTCCTGTAATCCTGCACACTGACCACTGCGCGAAGAAACTGCTGCCGTGGATCGACGGTCTGCTGGACGCGGGCGAAAAACACTTCGCAGCAACCGGTAAACCACTGTTCTCTTCTCACATGATCGACCTGTCTGAAGAGTCTCTGGAAGAGAACATCGAGATCTGCTCCAAATACCTGGCGCGTATGGCCAAAATGGACATGACTCTGGAAATCGAACTGGGTTGCACCGGTGGCGAAGAAGACGGTGTGGACAACAGCCACATGGACGCTTCTGCCCTGTACACTCAGCCAGAAGACGTTGATTACGCTTACACCGAGCTGAGCAAAATCAGCCCGCGTTTCACCATCGCTGCTTCCTTCGGTAACGTACACGGCGTGTACAAGCCAGGCAACGTAGTTCTGACCCCAACCATTCTGCGTGATTCTCAGGAATACGTTTCCAAGAAACACAACCTGCCGCACAACAGCCTGAACTTCGTCTTCCACGGCGGTTCCGGTTCTTCTGCTCAGGAAATCAAAGACTCCGTAAGCTACGGTGTTATCAAAATGAACATCGATACCGACACCCAATGGGCAACCTGGGACGGTATCCTGCAGTACTACAAAACCAACGAAGCTTACCTGCAGGGCCAGCTGGGCAACCCGAAAGGCGAAGACCAGCCGAACAAGAAATACTACGATCCACGCGTATGGCTGCGTGCAGCCCAGGCCTCTATGGTGACGCGTCTGGAGCAGGCATTCAAAGAGCTGAACGCGGTTGACGTTCTGTAATTTTTGCTGCGAATAGCCTCACAAAGCCCGCGTTAATCGCGGGCTTTTTTTATGCTTTTTCAACTGGCTACAGCCACTATTTATGTGATCTGTTTGGCAAAACCCCCCGCTTTTGTTTACCCTTTACTGACTTGCCTGCCTCGATGGGGGATGCATTTCTATGGTTTGCTTAGATAAGGAAAATTGAATGGAAGATCTCGGTGTTGTAGATAGCATCAATAACGCGGGCTCCTGGCTGGTGCGTAATCAGGCATTGCTGTTGAGTTACGCCGTAAATATTGTGGCCGCCATTGCCATTATCATCGTTGGGATGATCGTGGCGCGCATTATCTCTAATGCGGTTAACCGTGTGATGCGGGCGCGTCATATTGATGCCACGGTGGCGGATTTCCTCTCCGCGC comes from Leclercia sp. AS011 and encodes:
- the tkt gene encoding transketolase — protein: MSSRKELANAIRALSMDAVQKAKSGHPGAPMGMADIAEVLWRDFLNHNPQNPAWADRDRFVLSNGHGSMLIYSLLHLTGYDLPIDELKNFRQLHSKTPGHPEVGYTAGVETTTGPLGQGIANAVGMAIAEKTLAAQFNRPGHDIVDHFTYAFLGDGCMMEGISHEVCSLAGTLKLGKLVAFYDDNGISIDGHVEGWFTDDTAARFEAYGWHVVRGVDGHDAEAIKRAVEEARAVTDKPSLLMCKTIIGFGSPNKAGTHDSHGAPLGDAEIALTREQLGWKHAAFEIPSEIYAQWDAKEAGQAKEAAWNEKFAAYAKAFPQEAAEYTRRMKGDMPSDFDAKANEFIAKLQANPSKIASRKASQNAIEAFGPLLPEFLGGSADLAPSNLTIWSGSKAINEDAAGNYIHYGVREFGMTAIANGIALHGGFLPYTSTFLMFVEYARNAVRMAALMKQRQVMVYTHDSIGLGEDGPTHQPVEQVASLRVTPNMSTWRPCDQVESAVAWKYGVERQDGPTALILSRQNLAQQDRTEEQLANIARGGYVLKDCDGQPQVIFIATGSEVELAVAAWDQLAGEGVKARVVSMPSTDAFDKQDAAYRESVLPKAVSSRVAIEAGIADYWFKYVGLNGAIVGMTTFGESAPAEQLFEEFGFTVENVVAKAKELL
- the epd gene encoding erythrose-4-phosphate dehydrogenase, whose translation is MTVRVAINGFGRIGRNVVRALYESGRRAEMTVVAINELADAAGMAHLLKYDTSHGRFAWDVRQEREQLFVGDDVIRVLHEQTIDALPWRELGVDVVLDCTGVYGNREHGEAHLAAGAKKVLFSHPGSNDLDATVVYGVNHHELQAEHRIVSNASCTTNCIIPVIKLLDDAYGIESGTVTTIHSAMHDQQVIDAYHPDLRRTRAASQSIIPVDTKLAAGITRIFPQFEDRFEAIAVRVPTINVTAIDLSVTVKKPVKACEVNLLLQKAAQQAFHGIVDYTELPLVSVDFNHDPHSAIVDGTQTRVSGAHLIKTLVWCDNEWGFANRMLDTTLAMAAQGFR
- the fbaA gene encoding class II fructose-bisphosphate aldolase codes for the protein MSKIFDFVKPGVITGDDVQKVFQVAKENNFALPAVNCVGTDSINAVLEAAAKVKAPVIVQFSNGGAAFIAGKGVKTDVPQGAAILGAISGAHHVHQMAEHYGVPVILHTDHCAKKLLPWIDGLLDAGEKHFAATGKPLFSSHMIDLSEESLEENIEICSKYLARMAKMDMTLEIELGCTGGEEDGVDNSHMDASALYTQPEDVDYAYTELSKISPRFTIAASFGNVHGVYKPGNVVLTPTILRDSQEYVSKKHNLPHNSLNFVFHGGSGSSAQEIKDSVSYGVIKMNIDTDTQWATWDGILQYYKTNEAYLQGQLGNPKGEDQPNKKYYDPRVWLRAAQASMVTRLEQAFKELNAVDVL
- the pgk gene encoding phosphoglycerate kinase, encoding MSVIKMTDLDLAGKRVFIRADLNVPVKDGKVTSDARIRASLPTIELALKQGAKVMVTSHLGRPTEGEYNEEFSLLPVVNYLKDKLSSPVRLVKDYLDGVEVAAGELVVLENVRFNKGEKKDDEALSKKYAALCDVFVMDAFGTAHRAQASTHGIGKFADVACAGPLLADELEALGKALKEPARPMVAIVGGSKVSTKLTVLDSLSKIADQLIVGGGIANTFVAAQGHNVGKSLYEADLVDEAKRLLTTCDIPVPTDVRVATEFSETATAELKSVSDIKNEEQILDLGDASAEKLAEILKNAKTILWNGPVGVFEFPNFRKGTEIVANAIADSEAFSIAGGGDTLAAIDLFGISDKISYISTGGGAFLEFVEGKVLPAVAMLEERAKK